The DNA sequence CCCATCATGACCAAGCTCGCCCAGGACTTCAACGTCACCTACAACATGATGCGCGGCCGGATCAGCGAGAAAGGCGCCTGGCTCGACGTGGAACTCATCGGGCCGGCCCGCAACATCGAGAAAGCCCTCAAGTACCTGTCCGAGCGGGGCGTCACGATCCAGCCTCTCGAGGGATGAGGCGCCGTCACGCCCCCAGCACCTTGCGCGGCTGAAGCAGACCTTCCCGAACCTCCCCCACGCCGAGGAACCGCGGCCCGCAATAGACGCGCACCCGGCCCGCTCCCTCCCGCTCCACGGGACGCCCCGCGGCGAACCGGCCCGCCTCTTCCGTGGAGAGGCGCGCCTCGGGAAGATGCAGCACCGCCGCGTCCGGCGGCAGGAGCTCCGGCCCCGCATCCTCCACCCGGAACGGCCCGATCGCCGTGCGCCGCAGCTCCACCACGTGCCCCCCCAGATCGCGCGCCAGCGACCGCACGTAGAGGCCCTTGGAGCCGCGCACCCGGAAACGCGCCCGCGGCGGGTCGTACGAAAGAAGCGCCAGCTCCGCCACCCGCACGCGCCGTTCCGGCGCCTCCACCGCCCGGCCCTCCCGCGCATATTCGTACAGCTTCCGGCCCCGCACCTTCACGGCCGCGTAGCGCGGCGGTTTCTGGGCGATCTCCCCCACGAAGCGCGCGGCCGCGCGCTCCAGCTCCTCCCGCGAAGGGACCGGTCCCGTCCCGACGCGCGCCCCCTCCGCGTCGTCCGTCTCCGTCCGGACCCCCAGCTCCACGGCGAATTCGTACGTCTTCTCGAGATCCTGGAGGAATTCGAGAAGCCGCACCGCCTTCCCGAGCCCCACGACGAGAAGCCCTGTGGCCATCGGATCGAGCGTCCCCGCGTGACCCACGCGGCGCTCCCCCCGCGCGCGGCGGATCTCCTGCACGACGTCGTGCGACGTCTTCCCCGCGGGCTTGTCCACGAGAAGAATGCCGTCCATCGCGCCCCCAGAATACCCGGCCGCCCCGGCGCCGACAACCGCGCCCTTTCGGCCCGCCGCCGGGTACAATGCGGCCACGATGCTCTACGTCCTCGGAACTCCCATCGGAAACCTCGAAGATCTCTCGGAGCGCGGCCGGCGGATCCTCGCGGAATGCGACGCGGTCGTGAGCGAAGACACCCGGACGACCCTCAAGCTCCTGGGCCGCTGCGGCCTGCGGAAGCCCGCCCTCGCCTACTTCCAGCACAGCCCGCCCCGGCGGCTCCAGGAGATCCTCGAACGCCTCCGGCGCGGGGAAAATCTCGTCCTCGTGACCGAAAGCGGAACCCCCGGCGTCAGCGACCCCGGGGCGCGCCTCGTCGAAGCCGCCCTGCAGGAAGGCGTGCGCGTGGTTCCCGTTCCCGGCCCCTCGGCCCTCGCGGCCGCGGCCAGCGTCTCGGGCTTCCCCGCCGACTCCTTCCATTTCGCGGGCTTTCTTCCTCGGCGGCCCGGCCGGCGGCGGAAAGCCCTGGCCGCGCTGGCGGCCCTCGACGTTCCCCTCTTCCTCTTCGAAGCCCCCCATCGCGTCGTCGAAACTCTTCAGGATATTCTCGAGGTCCTGGGGGACCGCCGCCTGACAGTCTGCCGGGAACTCACGAAGGTGCATGAAGAGGTATGGCGGACGACCGTTTCGGGCGCCCTCGAACGCTACCGCCGCGAAGCGCCGCGGGGGGAATTCACGCTCGCGATCGAAGGGGCCCCGCGCCGCGCGGGCTCACCAGAGGAGCTCGAGCCCGAACATCCCGGATAACCCGAGCACGCTCTCCCGCCGCCCGCCGCGGAATTCGGTCGAGGCGCCGTCCAGCGACGCCCCCGCCCGGATCCGAAGCGCCTCGTGAAGCTGAAAGGACAGCGCCCCCTCGGCCGAGAAGGCCGGCCCCGTGTCGTCCGAAAGGTCCAGGCCGTGGCTCTCCCAACGGATCGCCCCGACCGACACGGCCGCCGCGAACGACAGCTCCTGCGTGAGATCGAGGCGCAGCCCCAGGCCGCCGAACAATCCCCGGATGAGAACGTGCTCCTCGCCGGGGCCGGGAACGTCCGAATTGTCGTAATCGTAGTGCCGGTAGGTCACGCTCAGCGAAAACCCGCGCCCGATCCCGAGCCCGTAGCGCACGTAGAAGCCGAGATCGTTTTCGAGGTCGAGATCCGCGTCCCACGCCGTGTAAAGGACGCCCAGGTCGAACAGGCTGTGGGCGGTCACGTATTCCATCATCGTCCACTCCCGCCCCGATTCGGCGGAGTCCTGCCCGGGCTCCTGGGAGAGCGCCGTGGGAAGGGGAGCGTCCGCCCGGAGCGGAGCGGAAAGGGCCAGCGCCAGGACGAACGACATCATCGCCGATTCTCCAACCTCGACCCCTTACCGATTAGATCGGCTAAAAGCCGATTTCGATGGAGAGCCGGAGCGAGAAATCGTGGTGGGTGCGGGTCCGGTCGCCGTTGAAGTCGCTCCGCAGAAGGTCCGCCTCCCCCGCCGCGTGCAGGCGCGCCCAGGGGGAAAGCCGGAACGTCCAGGCGGCCTGGAAGGAAAAAAGCGGACCCGTATCCCCCTCCGCGCCCGGAGCTTCGGAGGCGAAACGGATCGCGCCGGCCCCCATCCGCACCGAGGGGCGCACGGCCGGGTCGTCCAGCCCGAAATCGTAGCGGAATCCCGCCAGGTACGCCTGCACGGTCGCCTCTTCGCCGGACCGCTCGTCCTCGGTCTCCCAGCGGCGAACCTCGGCGAAGAAGGCGTTGCGCACGTAGAGCGCCGCGCCCCACCCGGCGCCGTCTTCGAGCTCGAGATCCCCATCCCAATGCGTAAGTCGGGCGTGAAGCTCCACGGCCAGGTCCTCGTACCAGACGCTCGCGGGCGGCCGGCGGCCGCGGACCTCTTCCAGACGCCGCCGGAGGGCTTCGAGCCGCTCCTCGGTGCGGCGGTACTCCTCGTTATGGCGCCGCGCGGCTTCCACGTCCCCCCGATCCACCGCCTCCCGGATCCGATCCTCGAGCCGCTCGAGGCGCACCTCGAGTTCCGCGGCGCGCCTTTCGAGCGCCCGCTCGTCGGCCGGCAGAGGCTCCTCCTGGAGCGCCAGGACAGCCGCCCAAAGGAGCGCGCTCATGCGTCCTCCAGCCGCCGCGCCAGCCGGTCGAATTCGGAATGCCGGAGCGCCCGGGCCACGTCTCCGCCGAGGTACGGGATCGTGGCCAGGACGGGCCGTCCGGTTTCCTCCTCGAGCGCCCGCGGATTGAGCCGCTCCGCCAGCCCTTTCCGGAAGGGGGCGTGGTAGTTGAGAACCAGCCCCAGGACGTGCAGGCCGTACGCGCGGGCGGCCAGGACGGTGAGGGCCGTGTGGTTGATCGTGCCGAGAGTCGGGCGGGTGACGACGAGGACCGGCAGCTTGAACCGGGCGGCCCATC is a window from the Planctomycetota bacterium genome containing:
- a CDS encoding NIL domain-containing protein: MAARESRKSARYKMTFPQKIVGEPIMTKLAQDFNVTYNMMRGRISEKGAWLDVELIGPARNIEKALKYLSERGVTIQPLEG
- the truB gene encoding tRNA pseudouridine(55) synthase TruB is translated as MDGILLVDKPAGKTSHDVVQEIRRARGERRVGHAGTLDPMATGLLVVGLGKAVRLLEFLQDLEKTYEFAVELGVRTETDDAEGARVGTGPVPSREELERAAARFVGEIAQKPPRYAAVKVRGRKLYEYAREGRAVEAPERRVRVAELALLSYDPPRARFRVRGSKGLYVRSLARDLGGHVVELRRTAIGPFRVEDAGPELLPPDAAVLHLPEARLSTEEAGRFAAGRPVEREGAGRVRVYCGPRFLGVGEVREGLLQPRKVLGA
- the rsmI gene encoding 16S rRNA (cytidine(1402)-2'-O)-methyltransferase produces the protein MLYVLGTPIGNLEDLSERGRRILAECDAVVSEDTRTTLKLLGRCGLRKPALAYFQHSPPRRLQEILERLRRGENLVLVTESGTPGVSDPGARLVEAALQEGVRVVPVPGPSALAAAASVSGFPADSFHFAGFLPRRPGRRRKALAALAALDVPLFLFEAPHRVVETLQDILEVLGDRRLTVCRELTKVHEEVWRTTVSGALERYRREAPRGEFTLAIEGAPRRAGSPEELEPEHPG